From Alienimonas californiensis, a single genomic window includes:
- a CDS encoding OprO/OprP family phosphate-selective porin, with protein sequence MSRSPARWIARGAFVAPAAFCSVGLADDLAPAGTPPVAADAIPVAVAEDAISAGDFRALVDRLDRAEAEVRTLRTRLDAPFVAAELDALPPAPLFRPAGYQAPDPTDRDVTDQGEAELALNAPAPTSDSSGGAEFDARLRELEDLFGDQDGGEALTEQFKGLDVRIGEVESGLGDFVTRGTSNSTAQLFGRLHADYWAFPSTDEGAERFEGENPQDRLLFRRLRFGLQGDIRTNMFYKFETEFADPNDFEFRDAFFGFRDVPFLQTVVVGNQKRPYGLDHLNSSRYNVFMERPNVIEAFNEDNRRLGAVSYGVSDDLRYNWRYGIYNLERIQDDGSYIGDAYQLQVAGRLATTYWWDECSDGRGYGHFAVAGTIADPDETGGPQNNNEARFRTRPEARTDGRWLNTGRIDDVENFSLIGLEHVLNYGAVQWVSEAQVLSNDRFHGAEDADFWGGYTYVSYFLTGEHMPWDRESGTLDRIKPHEDFFLVRDCHGRCGGGWGAWQVAARYSYLDLNDADVFGGEAESVTLGLNWYWNQNAGMQFNWVNGNIKDSSVVDVDGGEGAPIDSRYDILGVRFRLDF encoded by the coding sequence ATGTCCCGTTCGCCTGCGCGCTGGATCGCCCGCGGGGCGTTCGTCGCCCCCGCCGCCTTCTGCTCGGTCGGCCTCGCCGACGACCTCGCGCCCGCCGGGACGCCGCCGGTCGCCGCTGACGCGATCCCCGTCGCGGTTGCCGAGGACGCAATCTCCGCCGGGGACTTCCGGGCACTCGTCGATCGCCTCGACCGGGCCGAAGCGGAGGTCCGCACGCTGCGGACCCGGCTGGACGCCCCCTTCGTCGCCGCCGAACTGGACGCCCTCCCGCCGGCCCCGCTGTTCCGCCCGGCGGGGTATCAGGCCCCCGATCCGACGGACCGGGACGTGACGGACCAAGGCGAGGCGGAACTGGCGTTGAACGCTCCCGCCCCGACGAGCGATTCATCGGGCGGCGCGGAGTTCGACGCCCGCCTGCGGGAGTTGGAAGACCTGTTCGGCGACCAGGACGGCGGCGAGGCGCTCACTGAGCAGTTCAAAGGCTTGGATGTCCGAATCGGCGAGGTCGAAAGCGGGCTGGGAGACTTCGTCACCCGCGGCACCTCGAACAGCACCGCCCAACTCTTCGGCCGCCTGCACGCCGATTACTGGGCCTTCCCCAGCACGGACGAGGGCGCTGAACGGTTCGAAGGCGAAAACCCGCAGGACCGCCTCCTGTTCCGCCGCCTGCGGTTCGGACTGCAGGGGGACATTCGCACGAATATGTTCTATAAATTCGAGACCGAATTTGCGGACCCCAACGACTTCGAGTTTCGCGACGCCTTCTTCGGCTTCCGCGACGTGCCCTTCCTACAAACAGTGGTCGTGGGGAATCAGAAGCGACCCTACGGCCTGGACCACCTGAACAGCAGTCGATACAACGTCTTCATGGAGCGCCCGAACGTCATCGAGGCGTTTAACGAAGATAACCGCCGGTTGGGCGCGGTCTCCTACGGAGTCTCGGACGACCTCCGCTATAACTGGCGATACGGCATTTATAACCTGGAGCGGATCCAGGACGACGGCAGCTATATCGGCGACGCCTATCAACTGCAGGTCGCCGGCCGGCTGGCCACGACCTACTGGTGGGACGAGTGCTCCGACGGCCGCGGCTACGGCCACTTCGCCGTCGCCGGCACGATCGCCGACCCGGACGAAACGGGCGGCCCGCAGAATAATAACGAAGCCCGCTTCCGCACCCGCCCCGAGGCCCGCACCGACGGCCGCTGGCTGAACACCGGCCGCATCGACGATGTGGAAAATTTCAGCCTGATCGGCTTGGAACACGTCCTGAACTACGGCGCCGTGCAGTGGGTCTCCGAAGCGCAGGTGCTGTCCAATGACCGCTTTCACGGCGCCGAAGACGCCGACTTCTGGGGCGGGTACACCTACGTCAGCTATTTCCTGACCGGCGAACATATGCCCTGGGACCGCGAGAGCGGCACGCTGGACCGGATTAAGCCGCACGAGGACTTCTTCCTCGTCCGCGACTGCCACGGCCGGTGCGGCGGCGGGTGGGGCGCCTGGCAGGTCGCCGCCCGCTATTCCTACCTGGACCTGAACGACGCCGACGTCTTCGGCGGCGAAGCCGAAAGCGTCACCCTCGGCCTGAACTGGTACTGGAACCAGAACGCCGGCATGCAGTTCAACTGGGTCAACGGCAATATTAAAGACTCCTCGGTCGTGGACGTGGACGGCGGCGAAGGCGCCCCGATCGACAGCCGCTACGACATTCTCGGCGTCCGCTTCCGCCTGGATTTTTAA
- a CDS encoding glycosyltransferase family 2 protein — protein MTPFAPPLADVPVAVTTGGVADWIAWGALVCSALPAGLTLLNLFAFRPPKTGETTSAAQASRERQPPERAERLPRLSLLIPARNEAAGIGECLHAALSSKEVDLEIVVLDDHSTDGTGEIVAAAAREDGRVRLEQAPPLPAGWCGKQWACRTLADRADPSRDVLCFIDADVRLAPHALRTLCEERARKGVGLLGGFPREACGTPTEAAVIPLIHFVLLGFLPIAVARRLRGPAWAAGCGQLFLTTRSAYAAAGGHDAVKASLHDGLTLPRAYRAAGQTTDVVDAAELAVCRMYHGAAETFAGLSKNATEGVAAPGLIGFFTLVLGLGQVAPIPLLIAGGLGLATFSAGATAALWAAAALSFGTRAALALAFRQPWRGVALHPLGVAFFLVVQWTALGRKLLGRPAAWRGRSYASAAPSPAPAAVLAGPTTGPRRPARRPAARPALRGAPPFTASPRPGASASAR, from the coding sequence ATGACGCCGTTCGCCCCGCCGCTCGCCGATGTGCCGGTTGCCGTGACGACGGGGGGCGTCGCCGACTGGATCGCCTGGGGCGCCCTGGTCTGCAGCGCGCTACCGGCGGGCCTGACCCTGCTGAACCTGTTCGCTTTCCGTCCGCCCAAGACCGGCGAGACAACGAGCGCAGCGCAGGCGAGCAGGGAGCGTCAGCCCCCCGAGCGTGCGGAACGCCTCCCGCGGCTCTCCCTGCTCATCCCGGCCCGGAACGAGGCGGCGGGGATCGGCGAGTGCCTGCACGCGGCGCTGAGTAGTAAAGAGGTGGACCTGGAGATCGTTGTGCTGGACGACCACTCCACCGACGGCACCGGGGAGATCGTCGCGGCCGCGGCCCGGGAGGACGGCCGGGTGCGTCTGGAACAGGCCCCGCCGCTGCCGGCCGGGTGGTGCGGCAAGCAATGGGCCTGCCGCACGCTGGCTGACCGGGCCGACCCGTCGCGGGACGTGCTGTGCTTCATCGACGCCGACGTGCGGCTGGCCCCCCACGCCCTGCGGACGCTGTGCGAGGAACGGGCGAGGAAGGGCGTCGGCCTGCTGGGCGGCTTCCCCCGGGAAGCCTGCGGCACGCCGACCGAAGCCGCCGTGATCCCGCTGATTCACTTCGTCCTGCTGGGGTTCCTGCCGATCGCCGTCGCCCGGCGGCTCCGGGGGCCGGCGTGGGCGGCGGGCTGCGGGCAGTTGTTCCTCACCACCCGCTCCGCCTACGCCGCCGCCGGCGGGCATGACGCGGTGAAGGCCAGCCTGCACGACGGGCTGACGCTCCCCCGGGCCTACCGGGCCGCGGGACAGACGACGGACGTGGTCGACGCGGCGGAGCTGGCCGTCTGCCGGATGTACCACGGCGCCGCGGAGACCTTCGCCGGCCTGTCGAAGAACGCCACCGAGGGCGTCGCCGCCCCGGGGCTGATCGGGTTCTTCACCCTCGTGCTGGGCCTGGGGCAGGTGGCGCCGATCCCGCTGCTGATCGCCGGCGGGCTGGGGCTGGCGACGTTCTCGGCCGGGGCGACGGCGGCGCTGTGGGCGGCGGCGGCGCTGTCGTTCGGCACGCGGGCGGCGCTGGCCCTGGCCTTCCGCCAGCCGTGGCGGGGGGTCGCCTTGCACCCGCTGGGCGTGGCGTTCTTCCTGGTCGTGCAGTGGACCGCGCTGGGGCGCAAGTTGCTCGGCCGACCGGCGGCGTGGCGCGGACGCAGCTACGCGTCCGCCGCCCCGAGCCCGGCCCCGGCCGCCGTCCTGGCCGGGCCGACGACCGGCCCCCGCCGCCCCGCCCGGCGGCCGGCCGCTCGGCCGGCGTTGCGGGGCGCCCCGCCGTTCACGGCGTCTCCCCGACCCGGCGCATCGGCGTCCGCCCGGTAA
- a CDS encoding S26 family signal peptidase, with protein MTRPDTDAAPIDAPPPKKDGTRETMESIVIAFVFCFLFKTFEAEAFVIPTGSMAPTLYGRHKDVECPGCGTEWAVGASTEVDDAGYLKVFGSPDGPKPAALVRSAKCPNCNRPVDLAPLPPFAGDRILVNKWPFLLGEPERWAVTVFKFPENPTTNYVKRMVGLPGETLTLRQGDLYRITGGPTGGAAETLRKEPAKQRAMTLPVYDHARPAPELLAAGVPERFAPVRYRGESAGPGAVAGWVEDATGWTALPETRALRLSPGAGNGGAGNGGAGEEWNWIRYRHLRPTAEQWRQAALGARVEDVTPKLILDHCAYNPDTLQPDGAFWVGDLEMALDLELSDLSDGAAALLELVEGDRTYRCRIDATTGTATLTYYDTLAGEETMAEAADGRSTTAESVLAEGPTAVVGAGAYELVFANVDGALTLWVDGEPTAFLPADGSGPVDQVPYPPFTAMTVQEPSERDFTPAGFAVKHASARAEGMTIRRDLYYRGIFRDPDDLSPSRRDTDGRGRPLVFEDVEDGRLSELASLADDPLAYARRYRGGPLLANRSPLDVDPRVYEMTLGADEFLMLGDNSPSSLDSRLWSNTRGAPRRHAVPRDALVGTAFAIYWPHGDPIWFEADDDGDGVGDGFTRGWAADIPGLNRWFYHVGTDGRIVPSYQEHGVPFLPNFERLFQRIR; from the coding sequence ATGACCAGACCGGACACGGACGCCGCTCCCATCGACGCCCCGCCCCCCAAAAAGGACGGGACCCGCGAGACGATGGAGTCCATCGTGATCGCGTTCGTGTTCTGCTTTCTGTTCAAGACCTTCGAGGCGGAAGCGTTCGTCATCCCGACCGGGTCGATGGCGCCCACGCTCTACGGCCGGCATAAGGACGTGGAGTGCCCGGGGTGCGGGACCGAGTGGGCCGTCGGCGCCAGCACGGAGGTGGACGATGCCGGTTATCTGAAGGTCTTCGGCAGCCCGGACGGTCCGAAACCTGCGGCCTTGGTCCGCTCGGCGAAGTGCCCGAACTGCAATCGGCCGGTGGACCTCGCCCCGCTGCCGCCGTTCGCGGGGGACCGGATTCTGGTCAACAAGTGGCCCTTCCTGCTGGGCGAGCCGGAACGCTGGGCCGTGACGGTGTTCAAGTTCCCGGAGAACCCGACCACCAACTACGTCAAACGGATGGTCGGCCTGCCGGGCGAAACGCTGACGCTGCGGCAGGGCGATCTGTATCGGATCACGGGTGGCCCGACCGGCGGCGCCGCGGAGACGCTGCGGAAGGAGCCGGCCAAACAGCGAGCGATGACCTTGCCGGTCTACGACCACGCCCGGCCGGCCCCCGAGCTGCTGGCCGCCGGCGTGCCGGAGCGGTTCGCCCCGGTGCGGTACCGCGGGGAGAGCGCCGGCCCCGGGGCGGTCGCCGGCTGGGTCGAGGACGCCACCGGCTGGACCGCCCTGCCGGAGACCCGCGCCCTGCGTCTCAGCCCCGGCGCCGGCAACGGGGGCGCCGGCAACGGGGGCGCCGGTGAGGAGTGGAACTGGATCCGCTACCGCCACCTCCGCCCCACCGCGGAGCAGTGGCGCCAGGCGGCGCTCGGCGCCCGGGTGGAAGACGTCACGCCCAAGCTGATTCTCGATCACTGCGCCTACAACCCGGACACCCTCCAGCCGGACGGGGCCTTCTGGGTGGGCGACCTGGAGATGGCCCTCGATCTGGAGTTGTCGGACCTGTCCGACGGCGCCGCGGCACTGCTGGAACTGGTCGAGGGGGACCGCACCTACCGCTGCCGGATCGATGCGACGACCGGCACGGCGACGCTGACCTACTACGACACGCTGGCCGGGGAGGAGACGATGGCGGAGGCCGCCGACGGTCGGTCGACGACCGCCGAATCGGTCCTCGCCGAGGGCCCCACCGCGGTGGTCGGCGCCGGGGCGTACGAACTGGTCTTCGCCAACGTGGACGGCGCCCTCACCCTGTGGGTGGACGGGGAGCCGACGGCGTTCCTCCCCGCCGACGGCTCCGGCCCGGTCGATCAGGTCCCCTACCCGCCCTTCACGGCCATGACCGTGCAGGAGCCGAGTGAACGCGACTTCACCCCCGCCGGGTTCGCCGTCAAGCACGCCTCCGCCCGGGCCGAGGGGATGACGATCCGCCGGGACCTGTACTATCGGGGGATCTTCCGGGACCCGGACGACCTCAGCCCGTCTCGCCGAGACACGGACGGTCGTGGTCGCCCGCTCGTCTTCGAAGACGTGGAGGACGGCCGCCTGAGCGAGCTGGCCTCGCTGGCGGACGACCCGCTCGCCTACGCCCGCCGCTACCGCGGCGGCCCGCTGCTGGCCAACCGCTCGCCGTTGGACGTGGACCCCCGGGTCTACGAAATGACGCTTGGGGCAGACGAGTTCCTGATGCTCGGCGACAACTCGCCCAGCAGCCTGGACAGCCGCTTGTGGTCGAACACCCGCGGCGCCCCCCGCCGGCACGCGGTCCCGCGGGACGCCCTGGTGGGCACCGCCTTCGCCATCTACTGGCCGCACGGCGACCCGATCTGGTTCGAGGCCGACGACGACGGCGACGGCGTGGGCGACGGCTTCACCCGCGGCTGGGCCGCCGACATCCCGGGCCTGAACCGCTGGTTCTACCACGTCGGCACCGACGGCCGGATCGTCCCCAGCTACCAGGAGCACGGCGTCCCCTTCCTGCCCAACTTCGAGCGCCTGTTCCAACGCATCCGGTAG
- a CDS encoding Dps family protein, which produces MTFWKRNILPEEDAKVVCSALQDVLVALIDLGLQGKQAHWNLYGPDFQSLHEKLDAIVETARMSSDEVAERMNQLGIAPDGRRNAVAESSPLENYPAGFQPVPEALNLVGDRLHTAVETVRTARKTVADPDPMTEDLLIAISQQLEEHLWMIQAQEHNVAGGKPSKLP; this is translated from the coding sequence ATGACGTTCTGGAAACGCAATATCCTGCCCGAGGAAGATGCGAAGGTCGTCTGTTCCGCCCTCCAAGACGTGCTCGTCGCGTTGATCGACCTGGGACTGCAGGGCAAGCAGGCACACTGGAATCTGTACGGCCCGGACTTCCAGAGTCTGCACGAAAAGCTGGACGCGATCGTCGAGACGGCCCGCATGAGCAGCGACGAGGTCGCGGAGCGGATGAACCAGCTCGGCATCGCCCCGGACGGGCGCCGCAACGCCGTCGCCGAGAGCAGCCCGCTCGAGAACTACCCCGCCGGCTTCCAGCCCGTGCCGGAGGCCCTGAACCTCGTCGGCGACCGGCTGCACACCGCCGTCGAGACGGTTCGCACCGCCCGGAAAACCGTCGCCGACCCGGACCCGATGACCGAGGACCTGCTGATCGCGATCAGCCAGCAGTTGGAAGAGCACCTGTGGATGATTCAGGCCCAGGAGCACAACGTGGCCGGCGGCAAACCGTCGAAGCTGCCGTGA
- a CDS encoding Flp family type IVb pilin, whose amino-acid sequence MSNFLTSIKTFLETEDGPTAVEYAVMLALILVACIATVQTLGTNANAKFTEINGYLGGGGGEEG is encoded by the coding sequence ATGAGCAACTTCCTGACCAGCATCAAGACGTTCCTCGAAACCGAGGACGGCCCGACGGCGGTTGAGTACGCCGTGATGCTGGCGCTGATCCTGGTCGCCTGTATCGCCACGGTGCAGACGCTCGGCACCAACGCCAACGCCAAGTTCACCGAGATCAACGGCTACCTCGGCGGCGGCGGCGGCGAAGAAGGCTGA
- the lepB gene encoding signal peptidase I has translation MSAPPPPPTTRVGAPGPGPKPAVRRQRSGWALTARTAGDALALLAVAVMVAHAFLVEGYVISSGSMAPGLFGYHKRVVCPSCAHSFARGINFDGVAGLPGRMTAGEGDEAPTRPVTFAHCPNCGQPEIDVTAAPDTQGDQLLVLKHAFAWRDPRRWEVVVFRHPEDARQAYVKRVVGLPGEAVRVSGGDVWADGELCRKPLVTQRAVRIPVYDPAFAPRPDEAPEPRWSGDGWVREELRDGDAPTVRFATAEFDAPPAADAPAADDVPAADDAAPADEGESRGGWRRLTYRHVLAAGGTHETAVTIDPPPRRFTWDEPRLPVAYDFDPITNTLSCRGVLSGADACRLRRLSRDPRWRDAVQELADRSQFAPITDDYGYNHAPDPRFEARVRDFAASLSADLSRDADAALALQLTDGHRTFLLVADRADRERRPTGTLSLFELDAVGHPIGAALRSVALPAAVAAGPVSFEFSLFDRQAVAAVDGVQPFAPVLFERPEDAPPPGASPALVGGRGAVAVTELMLYRDVHYTRGRAVHGVEEDYRLGEGELFVLGDNSPVSLDSRGWSDGAVPERLLVGKPFIVHLPSKPGTLSWGDSSTTVRIPDPARIRYVR, from the coding sequence ATGAGCGCCCCGCCCCCGCCGCCCACGACCCGCGTCGGCGCGCCCGGGCCGGGCCCTAAACCTGCCGTGCGACGGCAGCGCTCCGGCTGGGCGTTGACGGCCCGGACCGCGGGGGACGCCCTCGCCCTGCTGGCGGTGGCGGTGATGGTCGCCCACGCCTTCCTGGTGGAGGGGTACGTCATCAGCAGCGGGTCGATGGCGCCGGGGCTGTTCGGCTATCACAAGCGGGTGGTCTGCCCGTCCTGCGCGCACTCCTTCGCCCGTGGGATCAACTTCGACGGCGTCGCCGGCCTGCCCGGCCGCATGACCGCCGGCGAGGGCGACGAGGCGCCAACGCGGCCGGTCACGTTCGCCCACTGCCCGAACTGCGGCCAGCCGGAGATCGACGTCACCGCCGCCCCGGACACCCAGGGCGACCAATTGCTCGTGCTCAAGCACGCGTTCGCCTGGCGCGATCCGCGGCGGTGGGAGGTGGTCGTGTTCCGTCACCCGGAGGACGCCCGGCAGGCGTACGTGAAACGGGTCGTGGGGCTGCCCGGCGAGGCGGTGCGCGTCTCCGGCGGGGACGTGTGGGCGGACGGCGAACTGTGCCGCAAACCGCTGGTCACCCAGCGGGCGGTGCGGATTCCCGTCTACGATCCCGCCTTCGCCCCCCGCCCCGACGAGGCCCCGGAGCCCCGCTGGAGCGGCGATGGCTGGGTGCGGGAAGAGCTCCGCGACGGCGACGCCCCCACGGTGCGGTTCGCCACGGCGGAGTTCGACGCCCCCCCCGCCGCCGACGCCCCCGCCGCCGACGACGTCCCCGCCGCCGACGACGCGGCGCCCGCCGACGAGGGGGAGTCCCGCGGCGGCTGGCGGCGGCTGACCTACCGGCACGTGCTCGCCGCGGGCGGGACGCACGAGACCGCGGTGACGATCGACCCGCCGCCGCGGCGATTCACCTGGGACGAACCGCGGTTGCCGGTCGCCTACGACTTCGACCCGATCACCAACACGCTCTCCTGCCGCGGGGTGCTGAGCGGGGCAGACGCCTGCCGGTTACGGCGGCTCTCCCGCGATCCCCGCTGGCGAGACGCGGTGCAGGAACTGGCGGACCGCAGCCAGTTCGCCCCGATCACGGACGACTACGGCTACAACCACGCCCCCGACCCGCGGTTCGAGGCCCGGGTGCGGGACTTCGCTGCGAGCCTCTCCGCCGACCTCTCCCGCGACGCCGACGCGGCCCTGGCGCTCCAACTGACGGACGGGCACCGCACCTTCCTGCTGGTCGCCGACCGGGCCGACCGCGAGCGCCGCCCGACCGGCACGCTGTCGCTGTTCGAACTGGACGCCGTCGGCCACCCGATCGGGGCGGCGCTGCGGTCGGTCGCGTTGCCGGCCGCGGTTGCGGCGGGGCCGGTGAGCTTTGAGTTCAGCCTGTTCGATCGGCAGGCGGTCGCCGCGGTGGACGGCGTGCAGCCGTTCGCCCCGGTCCTGTTCGAGCGACCCGAAGACGCCCCTCCGCCGGGTGCCAGCCCCGCCCTGGTCGGCGGCCGCGGGGCCGTCGCGGTGACGGAACTGATGCTCTACCGCGACGTCCACTACACCCGCGGCCGCGCGGTGCACGGGGTGGAGGAGGACTACCGTTTGGGCGAGGGCGAACTGTTCGTGCTGGGCGACAACAGCCCGGTCAGCCTGGACAGCCGCGGCTGGAGCGACGGCGCCGTGCCGGAGCGCCTGCTGGTCGGCAAGCCGTTCATCGTGCACCTGCCCAGCAAGCCCGGCACGCTGAGTTGGGGCGACTCCTCCACCACCGTCCGCATCCCGGACCCGGCCCGGATTCGGTACGTTCGCTAA
- a CDS encoding lysophospholipid acyltransferase family protein has translation MSAPPRTSRFLRWGFRRYVLGGFPFGKGMLARAFHAVRLLEPLPEGLDEEEPSERRAFYLNHPGWWDPLAAAALAERLRPGRVPVAPIDADVLRAAPVLGWLGVFGVERDAAGRATAAGAKTFLRTARAALDDPGCDLWLTPEGTFASPDARPLRFAPGLGRLVSRDSELVCVPVAVRYDFWTERRPELLLAVGAPVRLGDVEGDRARRSAAAGDAPVNAGECSRFLEGRLEATLDALTVASASRDPARFRSIGRGASRPSDSSPGS, from the coding sequence ATGTCCGCCCCGCCCCGCACCTCCCGATTTTTGCGGTGGGGGTTTCGGCGGTACGTGCTCGGCGGGTTCCCCTTCGGAAAGGGGATGCTGGCCCGGGCCTTTCACGCCGTGCGGCTGCTCGAACCGCTGCCGGAGGGGCTGGATGAAGAGGAGCCGAGCGAGCGGCGGGCGTTCTATCTGAATCATCCCGGGTGGTGGGACCCGTTGGCGGCGGCGGCGCTGGCGGAGCGTCTGCGGCCGGGCCGCGTACCGGTCGCCCCGATCGACGCCGACGTGCTGCGGGCGGCGCCGGTCCTCGGCTGGCTGGGGGTGTTCGGCGTCGAACGGGACGCCGCGGGGAGGGCGACGGCGGCCGGGGCGAAGACGTTTCTGCGGACCGCCCGGGCGGCGTTGGACGACCCCGGCTGCGACCTGTGGCTCACCCCGGAGGGGACGTTCGCCTCGCCGGACGCGCGTCCGCTGCGGTTCGCGCCAGGGTTGGGGCGGTTGGTCAGCCGCGACTCGGAGTTGGTCTGCGTGCCGGTCGCGGTGCGGTACGACTTCTGGACCGAGCGCCGCCCCGAACTGCTGCTGGCCGTCGGGGCTCCGGTGCGGTTGGGGGATGTTGAAGGAGACCGGGCGCGGCGGAGCGCCGCGGCGGGGGACGCCCCCGTGAACGCCGGGGAGTGCTCCCGGTTCCTTGAAGGACGGTTGGAGGCGACGCTGGACGCCCTGACCGTGGCGTCCGCGTCCCGCGATCCCGCCCGCTTCCGCTCCATCGGACGGGGAGCGAGCCGGCCCTCCGATTCGTCGCCCGGTTCCTGA